Proteins from a genomic interval of Zonotrichia leucophrys gambelii isolate GWCS_2022_RI chromosome 5, RI_Zleu_2.0, whole genome shotgun sequence:
- the LOC135448214 gene encoding olfactory receptor 5G3-like, whose product MPGINCTQATELSLAGVTEDSATQVTLFLLFLLTYLVTILGNLGMITLIRASALLHSPMYYFLGNLAFVNLCTSTTITPRMLAGVLLGKKGITYAGCMAQIFTFGLFLVTECFLLAAMAYDRFVAICHPLLYPLVMSPERCSRLVTGSYLLGLTNGMGQTFGMSSLFFCHSSTVDLFFCDISMLISLSSSDTTLSLLILRISSSLLGVPSLLVVLVSYVAIISSILSISSAEGKSKALSTCASHLAALSTFYGPLIFMYLIPRADTSRGGDKWAAVLYTVVIPVLNPWIYSLRNREVKEAWRRLRKIKLAWTF is encoded by the coding sequence ATGCCAGGAATCAATTGCACCCAAGCAACGGAGCTCAGCTTGGCAGGAGTCACCGAGGACTCAGCAACTCAGGTCACcctcttcctgctcttcctgctcaCCTACCTTGTCACCATCCTGGGGAACCTGGGCATGATCACCTTGATCAGAGCCAGTGCCCTGCTCCATTCCCCCATGTACTATTTCCTGGGCAACCTGGCTTTTGTGAACCTCTGCACTTCCACCACCATCACCCCCAGGATGCTGGCTGGGGTTTTGCTGGGGAAGAAGGGAATCACCTATGCTGGGTGCATGGCTCAGATATTCACTTTTGGCCTGTTTCTGGTCACTGAGTGTTTCCTGCTGGCTGCAATGGCCTATGACCGATTTGTGGCCATTTGTCACCCCCTGCTCTACCCCCTTGTGATGTCCCCAGAGCGCTGCTCCCGGCTGGTGACCGGCTCCTACCTCCTGGGGCTGACCAACGGCATGGGACAAACCTTTGGCATGTCCAGCCTGTTCTTCTGCCACTCCAGCACTGTTGATCTGTTCTTCTGTGACATTTCCATGCTgatctccctctcctcctctgacACCACCCTCAGCCTCCTCATCCTGAGGATTTCTTCATCCTTGCTCGGCGTTCCCAGCCTGCTGGTGGTCCTGGTGTCCTATGTGGCCATCATCTCCAGCATCCTGAGCATCAGCTCAGCCGAGGGCAAGAGCAAAGCCCTCTCCACCTGTGCCTCCCACCTCGCCGCCCTCAGCACCTTCTATGGGCCACTGATTTTCATGTACCTAATCCCCAGGGCAGACACCTCCAGGGGAGGGGATAAATGGGCTGCTGTGCTCTACACTGTGGTCATCCCCGTGCTGAACCCCTGgatctacagcctgaggaaccgGGAGGTGAAGGAGGCTTGGAGGAgactcaggaaaataaaattagcttGGACATTTTAA